AATGAACTCAGCTAACTCAGGATTCTCCTTACCCAATTTTGGTCAAATAAAGTCCATGCCCACTTCCAGAGGGTAAAGAATGGGTTAAGTCACTTCCAAATATGCAAGTGCCATTGGAAATTTCAGATTTCCAGGGTTGTGACCTGGTTTGGTGCAGGGATACCTACCCAGCCTGATGTCTTCACTTTTGTGTGGGGTCAGATCTGTTGTGTCCACTGTAAATTCTTTAAGGTTCACATCCTTCCTGAAAAGGGAATAAAGGTGGAAAATGGTATTGTCTCATTTTTTAATAACTGGCTTCTTTAACACTTTTCCCCTTAGCTTTTCTAATCCTTTATAgagaatttatttaatttttcatttttttccccatctgttTGTCCTGATCTTAGAACAATGGGCAGCCAAtcccaaaatttccttttttttccactttaatCCTATAAAATAGAGTCTGGAGGAGCCCAGCTCCATGATCTTGGCCCCATTtccccccagctctgtgcattaTTCCTTTCCCCACTGGCTCCCAAGAACATCTCACAGAAACTTCACCCCTCAATCAGATCCTAAAGAGTAACAAGAGGAAATTCAATTACAAATCAGCcccacaattttttccttttacttccTCCTCCTAACCAGATTTCCAGCTGGTTTAGGCTCTTAGCTGaggaagaaatttaaattatttcacttgAATGCATTCTAAActaaattaataatatttaaattgaTTATACTTACTCTCCATATTTCTAATTAATAATATTACTTATATTAAAATTGATTATACTTACTCTCCATATTTCTTCACGTTGTACTCATAAcctgagcaggaggaaaaagcagaatgAGCACTCACAGCCAGTCCAGACCCATTCCCGGGGTTGGTGTTTTTGAGTGGCACCAAAAACCAGTTCTGAGGGGTTTCCAACCCCAAGAACTTCACAAAATCAAAACCTGGACATTTTTACACCACACCAGCCCTGCAAATCCTGGACACCTGAGCTCCCCAGGGTTAAATCCCATTTGTGAAgggcttttttctcccttctacAGGAGGTGATGacctggaggtcttttccaaccccaaCAATTCCATAAAATCAAGGCCTGGACACTTTTACACCCCTTCAGCCCTGGAAATTCTGGTCGCCTGAGTTCTCCAGGGATAAATCCCACTTGTGaagggtttttcttcttttctatgGAGTAACTCAGCAAATCATGAGTGGGGTACATCCAAAACCTGCACTTGACgaccttggaggtcttttccaaccccaaCAATTCCACAAAATCAAGGCCTGGTATTTTAAAACCACACCAGCCCTGCAAATCCTGGACGTCTGAGCTCCCAAAGGATAAATCCCACTTGTGAAGggtttttcttctcccttctgtGGGGCAACTCAGCAAATCATGAGTGGGCTTCAGCCAAAGCCTGCATGTGATGACcctagaggtcttttccaacccaaacaactCCATAAAATCAAGGCCTGCTATTTTTCCCACAAAACCAACCTTGCAAATCCTGGACACCTGACCTCCCAAAGGACAAATCCCACTTGTGAAGggattttcttctcccttctaCAGGATGTGATGACCCTGGAGGTCTTTCCTATGAAATCAAGGCCTGGTATTTTTACACCAGACCAGCCCTGCAAATCCGGGACACCTAAGTTCCCAAGGGATAAATCCCACCTGGGAAgggcttttttctcccttctacACAGCAAATCATGAGTGGGATGCAGCCAAAGCCTGGAGATGAtgaccttggaggtcttttccaacccaaacaactCCATAAAATCAAGGCCTGCTATTTTTCCACGAAACCAACCTTGCAAATCCTGGACACCTGACGTCCCAAAGGACAAATCCCACTTGTGAAGggattttcttctcccttctaCAGGATGTGATGAccctggaggtcttttccaaccccaaACAACTCCATAAAATCAAAGCCTGGACGTTTTTACCCCAGACCAGCCCTGCAAttcctccccctgggcaggTTCCTGGTGTTCCAGAGGGGCTCCCTTCTCctttcaggaattatcccagcATTTCCCTGGGCTCACCTCTGTGCCGGCGCCTGCGGGTGACGAGCGCCACGATGATGAGGAGGAcgaggaagagcagcagggtggccaGGACGTagcccagctgctggaagaAGTGCATCCTGCCCTCAGGGATGATGACGTTGATGACATTGTGGCCCCTGACCACGTTGGGATCTGAGGGAAGGAGAACAGGGCgtcacagggaggaattctgGATTGCAAGGATTAATCAGTtcctaaattattatttattatcattCCCAGGGTTTAACAGGATCCCTTCCCTGGGATGAGTGATTTCTGGCCATCAGAGTGCTCTTGGAGGGGGAAATTTCAAAGCAAAGCCAGCCCCAAACCTTCCAGAGGGTCCCACAATGCTCAGGGAGGAATTCCAGATTGCAAGAATTAATCAGTGCCTAAATTATGATTTATCTTAATTCCCAGTGCCTAAATTATGATTTATCTTAATTCCCAGGGTTTAACAAGATCCCTGGCCATCAGAGTGCTCTTGGAGGGGGGAATTTCAGAGCAAATCCAGCCCCAAACCTTCCAGAGCGTCCCACAATGCCAGGTGGGAATGCTCAAGGAGGAATTTTGAATTCCCAGAATTAATCAGTGCCTAAATTATGATTTATCACAATTCCCAGTGCCTAAATTATGATTTATCATAATTCCCAGTGTTTCACAGGATCCCAGGTGTTCTTGCAGGGGGGAATTTCAgccccaaaccttcccaaaatTCTCCTCTGGGTCCCTTTCAACACAAACTCCAAACTGCTCTggctccagccagcagctcctccttgcCAAGGGTTGTAATTTATGGAGTGGGAAGAGTtttcagagccaaaaaaatgaGCTTcctttgaaatgaaataaaatcaataaaacaaataaacccccccccccccaaaaaaaaagcagaggaaagccAAGATTCCATTCCTTTGGAGGGTGCAGCAGGATTTCTGCTCCACAGCACAGGAATGGGGAGCTCAGAACTTTTATGTggaacattttttcttttgcagatcTCAAATAAATAGGTCAATGTTTTACACATGTAAAGAGGAAGTGACTTCTCTGCTCGGCACATTCAGAGGAATGGACAAAGGCAGGCCAGGCATGGATGGAATCCCACAGGACTCTGCTGGGAGAgggatttttccttcaaaattgAGATGAAGAGATTCCCAAAACGGGGAATTTTCACAGAGAACCAGGCAAGATCAGGATGGAGCCCTTGGGAGAGCCCCCTGCTAATTTCCCAGAGGGAATAAGGGcaaaaatgggggaaataatatctcaaaaataccccaaaaaccAGAGCACCCTTCACAGATGCGTCCTGGCActtctggcagtgctggcactgggacTGCCTCCAGCTTTTTGCGCAGTTTCCAATGTttaaaaacccagcaaaaatcaaattaaatcaACCTTCAGAATTTTCACAGATCAGGATGGAGCCCTTGGGAGATCCCCCTGCTAATTACCCAGAGGGAAtaaggggaaaaatgggggaaataaaatctcaaaaataccccaaaagcCTTCAGCAGATGTATCCTGACTTTTCTGGCACTGAGATTGCCTCCAGTTTTTTGGGCAGTTTGTTTCCAATGTTTAAAAACACCAACCCAGCgaaaatcaaattaaatcaACCTTCAACCCCTTCCAGAATTTTCACAGAGCACCAGGCAAGATCAGGATGGAGCCCTCACCTCCCATTCCCTTGGGAATTTCTCTGCAAATTCCCCAGAGGGAATAAGGgcaaaaatgggggaaatgatATCTCAAAAATAGCCCAAAAGCCACAGCACCCTTCACAGATGTGTCCTGGCActtctggcagtgctgggactgCCTCCAGGCTTTTGGGCAGTTTGTTTCCAACGTTTAAAAACACCAACCCAGCgaaaatcaaattaaatcaAGCAAGAGTGGGTGGAAATAAACACTCTGGAACCAGAGCTGATGGTTTGCCAATGCCAACAGCACTCCTAGAAAATCAAAAACCTTGAGCAACGTGCTCTGTTCTGGTGGCCCAGAGCTCcactctgctttctgctgggatttccagctctccctgcacacagagctggaaaaacCATGGGATTTCCACCCTGCCAAGTTGAAAAATATGAATTCAAACCGAGAAAGCCACTTGCAAAGCTGCAAACAGCACAtgtgacagctctgcctggtcCCACCCCTGGCTCATTATTGCTGCCATAATGAGGTGGTGCCACAGCAAACGCAGGAAATTCTATTCCTGGATTTTTGCTTTCCCACAGAGCTGGGTTTAAACTTCAGGCAAAACTGAGGAGAACGCTGCAAAAACAAAGAGTGGAAATTGAGATTTAATAATTTTGGGCAACGGGATGTGTCCCGTTTGATAAGTGGGGAATCTACCCTGGAAACAAAATCTGGCTTCCATCTGTGGATAAGCTCAAGGGCTGTGTGCAGGAACTCTGATATTTGGATGCTCTGGTCTCCAGCCACCCCTCTCAGCACTGCCTGGATTTTCTGGACACCAACTTTGGCCCCAGGGGAAGAGTTTAGGTCTCTATGACTTGAGAAGGCCAATTTCTTACAGGAGAATAAacctgtttaaaaataaacctatttaaaaatgtatgaaaTGAATCAAAATTCTGTATTAAACAGccaataaatattaaaacacaatgaatattttaaagtgttAATAAAGAATTATACCCAAAACAcgttaaaaatatatatatgttaaacttggggtttttgttttctttttctgcctgaaCGAAGTGTGATGGTTTTGAGTTTGGACAGGCTGACAGATGATAGCTCAGTGCagtggaaaatatgaaaattggTTTAtggcacatacacacacaaaaaaaaaagaaaaaaaaaagggtggaGGAAAGAAAATTCCTGGTGGTTGATTCTGCATGGTCTGGCACCTTGCACAGCCCAAACATCCGTGCAAaggggagagaaggagaaaaactgaaaaattctgCTGGGAAGAGTTGGGACAGCAAAGGCAGGGCTGCATCAACCCCCTGCCCACACCTCCATAAAAGCATGGAGGAAAGAGAGgcaataaaaagggaaaaaaaaaatatatatataaaaatacaaaatataaaaatacaaccCAAAGCCAGCTTGTTTGCCTCAGGGCCTGCCAGCAGTGCAGAACTGCCCTGGGGCAATAAGGAAAGGTGATAGgtgagaaaagcaaaataaatcctGTGGCAACACTGGGTTAAAAGCTCCATATTGCCTGGTAATGAAGAACCTGTGACTATCCCGAGCTGTGGCTGGCTGCTTGCTCTTGGAAATCTCACAGCCTCTGATGTTTATCTGAGCAATAAATAATTCTTAGTACAATTGTGGTCCCATTCTGTTGGAGCCCTGGGTGTTGAGAAATTCAGACTTTCTGTACAGAAAGACTCTGAGCCCCTGGAGAGCACAGCATTGatctgaggctgtggagaaacttccagaatggaatgataGAACTGGGATTATGGGTGTGGAGTTGGTTAGAAATGTGTAATATCACGGGGTGGAAAACtgagagtttggggttttagaatatagaaataaatatgaagcaagatggaggatTTAGGGTGGAGGCAGGTTGTTCTTCTttacctttttcttccttcttctccatgggtttgggtggttttgtgtaattggacagaaaacTCCACATAACAGGCTCTGAgtgatcagttattgggttaaaaggaaaataatttaggtctcatttcttaattggatagtttatAGTTAAAAGGCCTAGTAACAAAAGATAGCGGCCATTTTGCGCCTCGTTTAATGAAAGACTGCAGAACTCATGGTTGTAAGGCTGTAACattgataagaaataataatacaCCCGAATCTGAATGCAAGCCATCACCTCAAATGCCTTCAGTCCCAACCTTGATGGAGGCAGACAAAGCAAGCTGAGAACCCACAGCATGCCTTTAAATTAATGTGATGATTGCAGCAGTGCCCATCTCtacagggacactgcagggacctTGATGTTCTCCACCTTCAGTTCCCATCTCCACAGGGACACCActcacctgcagcagggactgtgGTGTTCACCACCTCCAGTGTCCAACTCTACAGGAACACCAGAGGCCATTCACCTGGAGAAGCGACCATGCTGTGCCTGGTGATGTTCAGCACCTTTAGTTCCCATCTCTACAGGAACACCActcacctgcagcagggaccTGATGGGACCATTCAcctgcagggacctgcagggaccgTGATGTTCTCCACCTTCAGTTCCCATCTCTACAGGAACACCAGAAGCTACAGGAACACCACTCACCTGCGGCGGGCACCGTGATGTTCaccaccctgctgtccctctgcgGCTCGGTGACGGCCAGGTGGTAGATCCTGCGCTCGTGCAGCCCGCAGTAGTGGTGGTGCAGGTGGCACGAGTAGGTGCCCTCGTCGGCGCTCTCCAGGCGCGAGATGCGCAGCGAGAAGTCCCCGAGGCCGAAGGCTCCGCGGCTCACGTTCATCTTCTGCCTCAGGAACTGGGGCCCGTAGGAGCGGCGCTCACCGGACGCGTACAGATCCACCAGGCGGTCGGCGCGGTCCTGGGGCACGCCCGGGGGCTGCCGGTCCCAGTGCAccacctgctgctcctcctcgcTGTGCCGCTCCGTCCAGATGTGCTGACGGTTCACGCACGGCAGCGTCACCGTGCTGCCCTCCGGGGCCACCAGCACCGGCTTCTCGCCGTCCCAGTACTCGCCGGGCTCCTCGTCTGTGGGGAACACAACCTGGAATGGGTTTGCTCCGTTTGCTCCGCTGGTTTTGCCCCAGCtgtcctttttcccccccacaaTATCTACTTAAATTTCCTTCACGGGATGCTTTTTGTAGGCTGagctagaacagaggctgggcagaattaaagaataaagcagggattttttaaaaggatctcctccatggatccaccttgggcagcacgCGAGTCTGGAGGGGAACACAACCTTGGAATGGGTTTGCTCCACCAGTTTTGTCCCACCTGTCCTGTTTTTCCAACATAATTGACTTAAGTTTCCTTCCTGTGATGGTTTGTGAAGGCTGACTTAGAACAGACTAGACAgatttaaagaataaagcagggatttatggAAAGGATAAAGGATCccccttgggcagcacaagagcctggAGGGGAACACAGCCTTGGAATGGGTTTGCTCCActacagagaaaaaggaggaaaaatctggGAGATGGGAAGAGGAAAACACACTTCAacctgagcagcagcttcttGGAAATATTTGGAGGGATGCCTTCTGAAAGCTGGTCTAGAACAGAGACTGGACAGAGTtgcagaataaagcagggatttatgaaaaggatctcctcaatggatccaccttgggcagcacaagagcccagccagggctgcacccaggatgaactaaaatggtcccaaaatgaaccaaaatgcTCCCAAGAAATGGATGATTGGTCACAAAATTATAAGTTCCgctccatttgcatcttggAGTGAATTGTCCCATCccagctttagcccctgcagtcccatccttgtttttctctctccagcccacggtgtttgtgctcctgggctgagatttggatcatttgtccttggtgcccagctggagcaggaattgttttgtctccctgctctgtgcacagagctcagcatgcCCTGATGTGAAGCCCAGActcacacactaaagcagcacagaatgtgaaaaataaaaaaagccaaaacctgaggcacCACCCAGGTTTCCTTTTCTTGgcaaaaatcagcaaaattttAGGCCAATTTGCTGTTGCATGCGTGGACGCAGGCGATGCAAAATTCCCACTCAACACCAAGTGTCAAGGACAGCCAGAGACACCTGAGATTGCTCCCACACCCTGGAATTCTGAATTCCAAGTGTCAAGGACTCCCAGAGACACCTGAGATTGCTCTCATGAAATCCTAAAACTCCCCAAGATTGAAATCCTATAACACACCCCCTCCCAAAATCTTAAAAGGTTAAAATCTTAAAAGTGCCACATGGCACAGCCTGAACATGCACTAACATTAACAACCCTGGctttttcacatttatttcagcagttattaaaaaaaaaaaaaaactttatccTCTAACATCCTTGGCCATTTCATGAGCCGAGGccactttctcctcctcctaaCTCAGAGTTAATCTCCTGCTTCAGAGAGCAGGAAGCAAATTCCCTTCACAGGCTAAGAATGGAACGAGGATCTTCATCCCAATCCCCTGAGCAGGAAATGCTTTCCTACCCACAAAGGCCCTAATtactggaggagctgctctgattTTGGCTCTTGAAAAAGGAATAACAGAGGAAGCcagagcacagaggagcagcttggGGCTCTCTGGGTGTTTTTATTGCAGCAGAGGAGATgcgctcccagcccagcagctccactgGTGTCACCCAGAGgtttaaatggatttttcagGGGTGCCTGTGTGGGTGGGTGGgactccctgcagctgccaaca
This Ammospiza nelsoni isolate bAmmNel1 chromosome 22, bAmmNel1.pri, whole genome shotgun sequence DNA region includes the following protein-coding sequences:
- the MXRA8 gene encoding matrix remodeling-associated protein 8 codes for the protein MEQLVKLLLWQILLQQSSVGSYSVPADASNPSSSVVVSVLNISAALGSQAVLPCKSHRMVWTQDRLNDRQRVVHWDLLSSYFGDGRMERLCDMYSAGDQRVYSSYNQGRILMPENAFADGNFSLVIKGVAESDAGTYSCNLHHHYCHLYETVKVQLVIAKRDEEPGEYWDGEKPVLVAPEGSTVTLPCVNRQHIWTERHSEEEQQVVHWDRQPPGVPQDRADRLVDLYASGERRSYGPQFLRQKMNVSRGAFGLGDFSLRISRLESADEGTYSCHLHHHYCGLHERRIYHLAVTEPQRDSRVVNITVPAADPNVVRGHNVINVIIPEGRMHFFQQLGYVLATLLLFLVLLIIVALVTRRRRHRGYEYNVKKYGEKDVNLKEFTVDTTDLTPHKSEDIRLDYKNNILKEKAEQARSCPAKNIDLDKDFRKEYCK